The segment ATGCCGCGCCGGTGACGCCCTCCGCGACGCGTGAAGGATTGGGCGCGCCGGTCTCAGATGACGGCCGCCGTCCAGTCGCTCGTCGTCACGGTCAAGCGATCGCCGGTCGTGGTGGGGCTCGAGCAGAGGAGAAATCGCAGGTTCACCACATCCTCGTTGCGCACCCAGTGAGGCTGGCCCGCCGGCACATGGATGCCTTGCCCCGGCGCCACGCGGGACACCCCGTCGGGCGTTCGGACCGTCATCCGCCCCGCCAGGACATAGAAGAACTGATGCGCACGGCGGTGCATGTGCGGCTCTTCAGCCGTCCCGGGGGGCATCGCCTCGTGCCGCACCTGCAGATGATCGAGCTCCAGCAGCCTCCAGCCGGTGCACGCCTCGCCCCATGAATAGACGTTCTGTTCGCCTCCCTCGACCGGCTTCATGCGTTCGCCTGATCGGCCGGCGCCTCATGGAACGCTTCTCCGTAGATCAGCCGTCCGCCGCGAAAGCGCAT is part of the Acuticoccus sediminis genome and harbors:
- a CDS encoding cupin domain-containing protein, coding for MKPVEGGEQNVYSWGEACTGWRLLELDHLQVRHEAMPPGTAEEPHMHRRAHQFFYVLAGRMTVRTPDGVSRVAPGQGIHVPAGQPHWVRNEDVVNLRFLLCSSPTTTGDRLTVTTSDWTAAVI